AAAAACCATCACCCAATCGAGTATCTCATTCATTTTCACGGTACAAACAAAATTAAATTCTGAAAAATGAACCCCGACTGTTTGGCTTACAACACCAATGACGGCTAATTGAATTCAAAACATTATACTTTTCGTTTAATGACGAATTCAACCAGCAGATCTATGGATTTTTTGCTTTCACAATCAGGAAGGTCTTGAATCGCTTCTAAAGCTTTGTTCGCGTAATCCTTAGCCACTTTATCCGCATATTCAATTCCGCCATTTTCAACAACAAAATTAATTATATCGTTACTAAAAAGTGCTCTTTTCTTATCACTTTTCAATATAGAAATAATTTCTTTTCGCTTTTCTTCTCCAACTTTATTGAGCGAGTAAATGAGCGGAAGCGTGATCTTCTTTTCCTTAATATCGCCGCCTATCGGCTTTCCTGTGTTTTTTGTATCTCCTTGATAATCTAAAATATCATCACGGATTTGAAACGCCAGGCCAAGCGCTTCTCCACAATCTCTGAGGCTTTGCCTAACTTTTTCATCTGTGGAAGCACTTGCTGCGCCTAATTCACAAGCCGTTGAAATCAGGGAAGCTGTTTTATCAGAAATGATCTTGAAATACGTTTCCTCGTCGATATCCAAATGCCGGGTCTTTTCTATTTGCAATAGCTCGCCTTCACTCATTCGCCTAACGGCATCCGAAACGATGTTAAGAAAAAGCGTATCTCCATTTTGCAAGGCTAAAAGCAATCCGCGCGCCAGCAAATAATCGCCCATCAGCACAGCCACTTTGTTCTTCCATAGCGCATTTACAGCCGGAAGCCCCCTGCGCATATCGGCTGTATCAACCACATCATCATGCACTAACGTTGCGGTATGCAACAATTCTACCAAAGCCGCCGCACGATAAGTGCCCTCATTGACGCCGCCGACCAGCTTTGCTGAAAGCAGTACGAGCGCCGGTCTGATTTGCTTGCCTTTTTGCTTTAAAATGTAACTGGCAACTTTGTTTAACAACCCAACCTCTGAAGCCATCGCGTCTTTAAACTTCGTTCTAAAGAGCTCTAACTCCGATTTTACAGGTCTGATTACTTCGTTTATATTCACAAAATTAAAATTAAATGCTGAAGGTTATAAAAGCCCGCTCGCTGAGCCAGCAAGCAAAGGATTCAAAAAAGTCTTTCTTGCCGAAAGCAACCTAACAAAAAAAAGACTTTTCATAACAAAACATTGTGTCTATTACAGGTGGTTTCGGTCAATTATGAGCGTCATGCGGTTTAAGCTTCGCAAAGAAAGTTTAATATAATTAAGCCTACGTTTCATTAAAAATTGTTTTAAATGCTTTAACCCGCTTCGTTTTATTTTCGCAATTGATAAACCATATCATAGAATGCCAGTCAAAAAAAAAAGCTGTTCTTATTTTGCTGTTACTTACATGGGCACTTTTTTCGGTTGATGTTTGCCTTGCTGGAACGCCCTCTCCTTTTGGCCGCAAAGCGCTGGCTGGAAGATTTTCGCTCGGTTTTCACCCGTCGTTCGTGAAGAACAACAACTTTCTATTTTTCACTCATCTTGGCTATGGGCTGAATTCGTCCATGTCTTTAACCAGCCATTTCAGCTTCCAAAATACCCCTTTCGACGCTTACGCTGGCCTTGACTTACGAGCGGCGCTGCTTAACCATGACCGCATTAAATTGGACACGTATTTGGGAGCGCATCTTGGCGGCCTTGGCAATGGCTACGATGCCGGTGCCATTTGCAATGTTGATTTTTTCTCTTCAGTTGGACTTGTGATGGCTATCGACGCGGATATTCTCTCGGGGAAAAATAGCGCCAACTCGCCGGTTCATTTCATTGCTGGACTTGATATTCCGATTACAAGAAACATGGGTTTTATTTTGAACAACGCATTTGCGCTCAATCGTGCCGCGTATAGAGGATTTTCCG
Above is a window of Chloroherpeton thalassium ATCC 35110 DNA encoding:
- a CDS encoding polyprenyl synthetase family protein — encoded protein: MNINEVIRPVKSELELFRTKFKDAMASEVGLLNKVASYILKQKGKQIRPALVLLSAKLVGGVNEGTYRAAALVELLHTATLVHDDVVDTADMRRGLPAVNALWKNKVAVLMGDYLLARGLLLALQNGDTLFLNIVSDAVRRMSEGELLQIEKTRHLDIDEETYFKIISDKTASLISTACELGAASASTDEKVRQSLRDCGEALGLAFQIRDDILDYQGDTKNTGKPIGGDIKEKKITLPLIYSLNKVGEEKRKEIISILKSDKKRALFSNDIINFVVENGGIEYADKVAKDYANKALEAIQDLPDCESKKSIDLLVEFVIKRKV